CCTGCTGATCTGTGACAACAGCGGCCCGATCGGCCTGGCCGGCGTGATGGGCGGCGCCTCCACCGAGATCCTCGACCCGGCCGCCGGCCCGGGCACCACCGAGGTGATCATCGAGGCGGCGCACTTCGACCCGGTCGCCATCGCCCGCACCGCCAAGCGGCACAAGCTGCCCTCCGAGGCGTCCAAGCGCTTCGAGCGCGGCGTCGACCCGGAGGCCGCCCGCGCCGCCGCGCAGCGCGCCGTCGACCTGCTCGTGCTGATCGCCGGCGGCACCGCCGAGGCCGGGGTCACCGACATCGCCGGCCCGCACCCGGTGCGCACCATCACCATCGCCGCCGACCTGCCCGACCGGGTGGCCGGCACCGAGTACGGCCGCGAGACCGTCACCCGGCGCCTGCAGGAAGTCGGCTGCGCGGTCGCCGGTGCGGACGTCCTGGAGGTCACCCCGCCGAGCTGGCGCCCCGACCTCACCGACCCGTACGACCTCGCGGAGGAGGTCATCCGGCTGGAGGGCTACGACAACGTCCCCGCCCGGATGCCCAACGTGCCGCCGGGCAAGGGCCTGACCGAGGACCAGCGGGTCAACCGCCGGATCGGCGTCGCGCTGGCCGCGGCCGGCTACGTCGAGGTCAACAACTACCCGTTCCTCGGCGACGCCGCCTGGGAGGCGCTCGGCCTGGAGGCGGACGACCGCCGCCGCCGTACGGTGAAGCTGGTCAACCCGCTCAACGACGAGGAGCCGGCGCTGCGCACCACGCTGCTGCCGGGCCTGCTCGGGGCGCTGCGCCGCAACGTCGGCCGCGGCAACACCGACCTGGCGATCTTCGAGGCGGGCACCGTCTTCCTGCCCAAGGACGAGCTGCGGGTCGCCCCGCGTCCGGCCGTCGACCACCGGCCCAGCGACGAGGAGCTGGCCGAGCTGGACGCCGCGCTGCCGGACCAGCCGCGCCGGATCGCCGTCGCCCTCGCGGGCGAGCGGCTGCCCTCGGGCTGGTGGGGCAAGGGAGACCAGGCCTCCTGGGCGGACGCCGTCGAGGCGGCCCGTACGGTGGCCCGTGCGGCCGGCGTCGAGCTGACCGTCCGCCAGGGGCAGCTGGCGCCCTGGCACCCGGGCCGCTGCGCCGAGCTGGTCGTGGCCGGCACCGACCGGGTCGTCGGCCACGCCGGTGAGCTGCACCCGCGGGTGGTCAAGGCGCTCGGGCTGCCGGCCCGCAGTGTCGCGATGGAGATCGACATCGACCTGCTGACCGCCGACGGTGCCGAGCGGGTCAGCGGCCCGACCGTCTCCGGCTTCCCGGTGGCCACCCAGGACGTCGCGCTGATCGTCGACACCAAGGTCCCGGCCGCCGACGTGGAGTCCGCGCTGCGTGCGGGCGCCGGCGAACTGCTGGAGGCCATCCGGCTGTTCGACGTGTTCACCGGCGAGCAGATCGGTGAGGGCAAGAAGTCGCTGGCCTACGCGCTGCGCTTCCGCGCCGTCGACCGGACGCTGACCGCCGACGAGGCCAGCGCGGCCCGCGAGGCGGCCGTCGCCGAGGCCGTCGCCCGTACGGGCGCGGTGCTGCGCGGCGCCTGATCCCGCAGCGCCCTGCCAGGGGCCCCACTCCGGACCGAGAGGTCGGGGTGGGGCCCTTTGCATGTTCCGGATTTGACGGTGTCTTGGGTTGACCGGACATCAGG
The genomic region above belongs to Streptomyces sp. 1331.2 and contains:
- the pheT gene encoding phenylalanine--tRNA ligase subunit beta is translated as MRVPLSWLREYVDLPAGETGRDVAERLVRAGLEVETVEQLGGELKGPLVVGEVLSIEELTGFKKPIRHCFVNVGDANGTGEPQEIVCGATNFAVGDKVVVVLPGAVLPGPFPIAARQTYGHTSAGMICSARELGMGDDHSGIIVLPPEYEPGTDAIELLQLVDEVLDIAVTPDRGYCLSMRGVAREAAAAYGLPLADPALLDVPPANSFGYLVKVNDPAGCDRFVARTVVGVDPNAKSPIWLQRRLQKAGIRPISLTVDITNYVMLEVGQPLHAYDKQRVNGPITVRRAEEGETLTTLDGVERKLSAEDLLICDNSGPIGLAGVMGGASTEILDPAAGPGTTEVIIEAAHFDPVAIARTAKRHKLPSEASKRFERGVDPEAARAAAQRAVDLLVLIAGGTAEAGVTDIAGPHPVRTITIAADLPDRVAGTEYGRETVTRRLQEVGCAVAGADVLEVTPPSWRPDLTDPYDLAEEVIRLEGYDNVPARMPNVPPGKGLTEDQRVNRRIGVALAAAGYVEVNNYPFLGDAAWEALGLEADDRRRRTVKLVNPLNDEEPALRTTLLPGLLGALRRNVGRGNTDLAIFEAGTVFLPKDELRVAPRPAVDHRPSDEELAELDAALPDQPRRIAVALAGERLPSGWWGKGDQASWADAVEAARTVARAAGVELTVRQGQLAPWHPGRCAELVVAGTDRVVGHAGELHPRVVKALGLPARSVAMEIDIDLLTADGAERVSGPTVSGFPVATQDVALIVDTKVPAADVESALRAGAGELLEAIRLFDVFTGEQIGEGKKSLAYALRFRAVDRTLTADEASAAREAAVAEAVARTGAVLRGA